Genomic window (Subtercola endophyticus):
GTGGCGCTCGGCACCGCCATCTCGGGCCAGCTCGCCTCGTTCTACGACCCGAACAACCAGGTGCCCTATTTCGGCATTCTGGGCGCCATCGCCATCGTCGTGGGTCTGCTGCTCGCCGCGATCACGCCGTTCGTGCGGCGCCTCATGGCGGGCGTTCGGTAGCGCAGCGCGCGTCACCCCGCCCCGGGCATCCGGTCGTAGGCTGAACGCATGCCACCGAAGAAGCCTGCGGGTCGCGGCACCGCGGGTACCGCCTCGCCCACGATCGACTTCGTCGAGCCGAGACCCGAACGGCTCAGCGCCGGTGATCCCGAAGGTCTGCTGGCCGGCGACTACCGCGAGGGCGAGCTGTTCGAGGGCGCCGACCTGAGCGAGTACGACCTCGCCGGATGCTCGTTTCTCGAGTGCCGGTTCGACTCCGTGACTCTGACCGACGCCGAGCTGCGCGGCAGTCGTTTCATCGAGAGCGTCTTCGTCTCGACGTTCGCGCAGAGCCTCAAGGCGGCCCGCACCACCTGGCGCGACGTGCGTTTCGACAGCCCCCGCTGGGGTTCGGCCGAACTCTTCGACAGCGAGCTGGAATCGGTGCACCTGCACGGCGGAAAGATCGACTACCTCAACCTGCGCGGCTCCCGCCTGACGAACGTGATCGTCGAGAACTGCACGATCGGCGACCTCGATCTCGGCGGATTCACGGGCGATCGGGTGGCGTTTGTGAACTGCCGCATCCAGACCCTCGATGTGACGCGGGCACGGTGCCTCAACGTCGACCTGCGCAGTTCGGAGTTCGACGCCATCCACGGCATCGCGGGTCTCGCGGGCGCCACGATCGACGATGCCCAGCTGTCGCTGCTGGCTCCCCTGCTCGCCGACCACGTGGGCCTGCGCGTCGAGCCGTGACGGCCGGCCCGCCATTTGACTCTGGATAGTTAACACATCACAATAGTTGTGTGACTACAAGTATAAGAGCGACCCCGACCGGATCCGGTGACGATGTCGGCGTCGATGCGGCACGACCCGATCGCCGCCTCACTACGCCGAAGGGCCTGATTCTCGGCATCTGCTGCCTGAGCCTGTTCATCGTGTCGATGGACGCGACGATCGTGAACGTGGCCCTGCCGTCGATCGGCACCGATCTGAACGCGTCGGTCTCCGACCTGCAGTGGATCGTGGATGCCTACACCCTCACCATCGCGAGTTTTCTGCTGCTGTCGGGCTCCACCGCAGACCGGCTGGGTCGGCGCCGCGTGTTTCAGGTGGGCCTCGCCGTGTTCAGTCTGGGGTCGCTGCTGTGCAGCATCGCCCCGAGCATCGGCTTTCTCATCGGCGCCCGCGTGCTGCAGGGGCTCGGCGGGTCGATGCTGAACCCGGTGGCCATGTCGATCATCACGAATACCTTCACGATTCCCAAGCAGCGGGCTCGCGCCGTCGGCATCTGGGGTGCGGTCGTCGGTGTGTCGATGGCCTTCGGGCCGATCGTGGGGGGCGCGCTGACGCAGACCGTGGGATGGCGTTCGGTGTTCTGGGTGAACGTTCCGGTGGGCATCGCCGCGATCATCCTGTGTGCCGTCTTCGTGCCGGAGTCGAAGGCGGCGAAGGTGCGCACGTTCGATCCGCTGGGCCAGCTTTTTGTTCTCGTCGCCCTCTTCTCGCTCGTCTTCGGGCTCATCGAAGCGCCGCGGCAGGGCTGGGATTCGCCGCTCATTCTCGGGCTCTTTGTGCTTTCGGGCGTTGCGGTTGCGCTGTTCATCCGGCACGCCCGCCGGGTCGCTGAGCCGCTGATCGATGTCAGATTCTTTCGCAGCTTTCCGTTCACGGCCGCGACTCTCACGGCCGTCACCGCGTACTCGGCGTACGGCGGCTTCTTGTTCATCAACGCGCTCTACCTGCAAGACGTGCGCGGGTTCTCGGCCTTCGATACGGGCCTGCACATGCTGCCGCTCGCCATCGCGACGCTCATCGCCTCGCTGCTTTCGGGGCGGCTGGTCGGGCGGTTCGGAACGCGCCCGTCGCTCATCATCGCCGGGTCGCTCATCACGCTGGGGTCGCTCACGCTGACCCTTTTGACTCCGGTCACCCCCGAGTGGACGCTTGTCGTGTCGTATGTGCTTTTCGGCCTCGGTTTCGGGGCGATCAACGCGCCCATCACGACCACAGCCGTGTCGGGAATGCCCCGCGCGCAGGCGGGTGTGGCCGCAGGGGTCGCCTCTACGGCCCGGCAGAGCGGCATCTCGCTCGGCGTCGCGCTCGCCGGAACGGTGACCGCCGCCGGCGCGAGTGCGGTGTTAGGCGCGCCGTTCGTGTTGTCGACGCACGTGTTCTGGTTCATCTGTGTCGGATGCGGCGTCGCCATACTGGCACTCGGCATCGCGGCGACCACCAAATGGGCGCGCGCGACGACCGAACGCATCGGTCACCTGCTGCAAGAGCCGAGCGCATCGTGAGCCGCGAGGTCACTCCCGCCGACGAGGTGTGGTCGGCGCTGATGAACCTCACCACGCACAATCTGCGCGAGTGGCGCAAGGCGGTGAGCGACGAACTCGACCTGCCGTTCGGCCGGGTGCGCGTGCTGCGCCGGCTTGGCGAGCGCCCGATGGGGATGAAGGAGCTGGCCGAGGCCTCGGGCATCGACGCTCCGGCTGCGACCGTGGCGGTGAACGACCTCGAGCGCAACGGACTGGTCGAGCGCCTGATCGACCCCGCGAACCGCCGCGCCAAGACGGTGTCGCTGACGGCGGCCGGGGTGGATGCTCTGGCCCGGGTCGATCGGGTGCGTCCTGCCGCGCCGCCCGCGTTCGCCGCCCTCGACGAGGCTGACCTCGAGGCGCTGCAGGGCATCCTCGATCGCGTGGAGCGCCATGCCGCGGTGGATGCGCCTGCCGCCGGGCGCTAGCGGCGCCGTTGGCGTGGGGATCGGGTCGCCTCGTCGCCTCGCCGTCCCGGGGCGGGTCGCCGCCTCGTCGCCTCAGGTCGTCGCCTCGCCGCCTCGGGTCGGCTCAGCGGGTGCTTCGGTCGGAGATCCCGCAGTATGGCGACGTATTGCGCGCATGTGAACCCTGCTCCGACCCAAGCGACATCGATCAGGCGCCGAGGCCGCCCACGACCTCGAAGGCGAGTGACGTCATGTCTCCGGTGAGCATCGGGCGGGCATCCGCTATCGCCGCCTGAACCGACGGCAGCTGCAGCGACGCCGCGTGGGCCTCGTCGCTCACCCAGCGTTCGCTGACGTAGACGACGTCGGGATCGGCGGCGTTGGTGCCGACGAGGTACTGCAGGCAGCCGAGTTCTGCCAGGGCGGATTGGTCGGTGAGCAGCAGGCGAATGACGTCGTCGCGGCGGCCGGGTTGTGTGCGCAGGGTGGCGGTGTAGCTGAAGGTCATGGGTTCCAGCATGTCGGGTCTGGCCTGGGAGCGGAAGCGGCTGCAGCGATCGCTCCCTGTGCGATTGGCCTCCTCGGAGCCGCACAATTCTCCACAGAGCATGGTGCCATCGAGTTGTGCACAGATTGCTCCGCTAGCTGAGAGTCGGGCAGACGAGTGGGTACCGTTGAGGGCATGAAAGCAATGATTTTCGAGACGTATGGCGGCCCCGAGGTTCTGCACGAGGCCGAGGTACCGACACCCGAGCTGAAACCGGGGCAGGTCTTGGTGCGGGTGCGCCTCGCGGCAGTGAACCCGTACGACCTCAAGCTGCGGTCGGGTGCAATGCAGCAGAACGTGCATCCGACGTTTCCCGTGATTCCGGGCAGTGAATTGGCCGGTGTCGTTGCGGCAGTAGGGCCTGCTCTCAAGTCGAGCGTCGTCGAGTCGACCGTCTGGCCGCCGCTGCAGGTCGGTGATGCGGTGTTCGGCTGGGGCGTAGGTGGCTCTTACGCCGAGTTCAGCGCGGCGAAAGCTGTCATTCGTAAACCAGAAGACCTGCACTGGGAAACGGCCGCCTCCCTCGTGGTGGCGGGCGCGACGGCGCTGCGATGCCTGCGGCAGCTCGCCGTCACCAGCGGCGAGACTCTGCTCGTGCACGGAGGGGCAGGCGCGGTCGGCTCGGCCGCCGTGCAGATCGCCGTTCACGAGGGCATTACGGTCATCGCGACCTGCAGCGAACGCGACGCCGAAATCGTGCGCGAGTTCGGCGCCCACCCCGTGCGTTACGGCGAAGGGTTCGTCGAGCGTGTGCGCGAACTCGCACCCGACGGGGTCGATGCGGTGCTCGACACAGCCGGCGCCGGAACGCTGCCCGGTTCGATCGAACTCGCCGGCGGGGTCGATCGAGTGCTGACGATCGCCGATACCGCCGCCTTCGCTCTC
Coding sequences:
- a CDS encoding pentapeptide repeat-containing protein — its product is MPPKKPAGRGTAGTASPTIDFVEPRPERLSAGDPEGLLAGDYREGELFEGADLSEYDLAGCSFLECRFDSVTLTDAELRGSRFIESVFVSTFAQSLKAARTTWRDVRFDSPRWGSAELFDSELESVHLHGGKIDYLNLRGSRLTNVIVENCTIGDLDLGGFTGDRVAFVNCRIQTLDVTRARCLNVDLRSSEFDAIHGIAGLAGATIDDAQLSLLAPLLADHVGLRVEP
- a CDS encoding NADP-dependent oxidoreductase, producing the protein MKAMIFETYGGPEVLHEAEVPTPELKPGQVLVRVRLAAVNPYDLKLRSGAMQQNVHPTFPVIPGSELAGVVAAVGPALKSSVVESTVWPPLQVGDAVFGWGVGGSYAEFSAAKAVIRKPEDLHWETAASLVVAGATALRCLRQLAVTSGETLLVHGGAGAVGSAAVQIAVHEGITVIATCSERDAEIVREFGAHPVRYGEGFVERVRELAPDGVDAVLDTAGAGTLPGSIELAGGVDRVLTIADTAAFALGVTFSGGGAGEQTPDVLQKIADLALSGVLTPPPTRHFPLTEAAQAQAALAAGGFRGKTLLDV
- a CDS encoding MFS transporter, with the translated sequence MTTSIRATPTGSGDDVGVDAARPDRRLTTPKGLILGICCLSLFIVSMDATIVNVALPSIGTDLNASVSDLQWIVDAYTLTIASFLLLSGSTADRLGRRRVFQVGLAVFSLGSLLCSIAPSIGFLIGARVLQGLGGSMLNPVAMSIITNTFTIPKQRARAVGIWGAVVGVSMAFGPIVGGALTQTVGWRSVFWVNVPVGIAAIILCAVFVPESKAAKVRTFDPLGQLFVLVALFSLVFGLIEAPRQGWDSPLILGLFVLSGVAVALFIRHARRVAEPLIDVRFFRSFPFTAATLTAVTAYSAYGGFLFINALYLQDVRGFSAFDTGLHMLPLAIATLIASLLSGRLVGRFGTRPSLIIAGSLITLGSLTLTLLTPVTPEWTLVVSYVLFGLGFGAINAPITTTAVSGMPRAQAGVAAGVASTARQSGISLGVALAGTVTAAGASAVLGAPFVLSTHVFWFICVGCGVAILALGIAATTKWARATTERIGHLLQEPSAS
- a CDS encoding MarR family winged helix-turn-helix transcriptional regulator; this encodes MSREVTPADEVWSALMNLTTHNLREWRKAVSDELDLPFGRVRVLRRLGERPMGMKELAEASGIDAPAATVAVNDLERNGLVERLIDPANRRAKTVSLTAAGVDALARVDRVRPAAPPAFAALDEADLEALQGILDRVERHAAVDAPAAGR
- a CDS encoding putative quinol monooxygenase is translated as MTFSYTATLRTQPGRRDDVIRLLLTDQSALAELGCLQYLVGTNAADPDVVYVSERWVSDEAHAASLQLPSVQAAIADARPMLTGDMTSLAFEVVGGLGA